The proteins below are encoded in one region of Colletotrichum lupini chromosome 5, complete sequence:
- a CDS encoding acyltransferase, translating into MEPFRMSQLQQAGSSHFGSKRRRTFSEAAGTPHTIRPKTKAKAVSWLRSADAADSNQLPDQTRQDTGPCLYRNSEVHTPLTPHQACSDSFKGNTLPPIYRLIPSLTPSTAMTPLHADELRTFLRCPALSVALIDRLLPRPSDPAAPGITLAVARDVTANSFTTAQRGPRYDRTNNPITAIMATDVHKTDAKGDAKSDIKVPAPAPNAGLVRKPSDPHPAGRVKHSLVVQVLRGFSFGVYFAACCLAIITTQILGVPLYWANRDMFYSYMALTKQSFGLTITAMTHIWSSTTIRISGDASMNGQIQKTADGRVQFNFPERVVLIANHQIYTDWLYLWWVAYANSPSMHGHIYIILKESLKYIPGVGAGMMFYGFIFMSRKMSTDQPRLAHRLQKLKKQHVGANGNKYLDPMWLLLFPEGTNLSTNGRRKSAAWAKKNDLKDPEHVLLPRSTGTFFCLNELKGSLDYVYDCTVAYEGVPRGKFGDQFFTLTSTYFQGRPPKSVNFHWRRFRLADIPLDDAKVFDTWLRERWYEKDAIMEEYLSTGRFPASQDLKGGFVETEVRLKSWIELGQIFVVVGIAGLVLRIVANSITRFASVL; encoded by the exons ATGGAGCCATTCCGCATGTCGCAGCTGCAGCAGGCAGGCAGCTCCCACTTTG GTTCCAAGCGCAGGCGCACTTTCTCCGAAGCAGCCGGCACACCGCACACC ATTCGGCCCAAAACCAAGGCCAAGGCCGTGAGCTGGCTGCGCTCGGCCGATGCTGCAGACTCAAACCAGTTACCAGACCAGACCAGACAAGACACCGGACCATGTCTCTACCGCAACTCTGA GGTACATACTCCTTTGACGCCTCACCAAGCCTGTTCGGATAGCTTCAAAGGCAACACTCTGCCGCCCATTTACCGCCTCATACCCTC CTTGACACCTTCAACCGCGATGACGCC CCTACATGCTGACGAACTTCGAACATTTCTCCGTTGCCCTGCCCTCTCGGTGGCACTGATCGACCGTCTCCTCCCCCGACCCTCCGACCCCGCCGCGCCAGGCATCACCCTGGCT GTCGCACGCGACGTCACGGCCAACTCTTTCACCACCGCGCAACGAGGGCCTC GCTACGACCGAACGAATAATCCCATAACCGCCATCATGGCGACCGACGTCCACAAAACCGATGCGAAAGGCGATGCGAAGAGCGATATCAAGGTTCCTGCGCCAGCTCCCAACGCGGGCTTGGTCAGAAAACCAAGCGATCCTCATCCGGCTGGTCGCGTCAAACACAGCCTAGTAGTGCAGGTCCTTCGGGGCTTCTCGTTCGGCGTTTACTTTGCTGCTTGTTGCCTTGC CATCATCACGACCCAAATCTTGGGCGTTCCACTATACTGGGCGAATCGCGACATGTTCTACTCCTACATGGCACTCACGAAGCAGTCCTTTGGCCTGACTATCACCGCCATGACCCATATTTGGAGCAGTACTACCATCAGAATAAGCGGCGATGCGTCGATGAACGGGCAGATCCAGAAGACGGCGGACGGAAGGGTCCAGTTCAACTTTCCAGAGCGTGTGGTGCTCATCGCGAACCATCAG ATCTACACCGATTGGCTCTACCTATGGTGGGTGGCCTACGCGAACTCTCCGAGCATGCATGGCCACATCTACATCATTCTCAAGGAATCTCTCAAGTACATCCCCGGAGTTGGCGCCGGCATGATGTTCTACGGCTTCATCTTCATGTCGCGCAAGATGTCGACCGACCAGCCGCGACTCGCGCACCGACTTCAGAAGCTGAAGAAGCAACACGTTGGCGCCAACGGGAACAAGTATCTTGATCCCATGTGGCTCTTACTCTTCCCCGAGGGTACGAACTTGTCCACCAATGGTCGCAGGAAATCGGCGGCTTGGGCCAAGAAGAACGACCTTAAGGATCCCGAACACGTCCTGCTGCCCCGGAGCACAGGCACGTTCTTCTGCTTGAACGAGCTGAAAGGTTCGCTTGACTACGTTTACGACTGCACAGTCGCGTACGAAGGAGTTCC CCGTGGCAAGTTTGGCGACCAGTTCTTTACTCTCACTAGCACCTACTTCCAAGGTCGCCCCCCCAAGTCGGTCAACTTCCACTGGCGTCGCTTCCGCCTCGCCGATATCCCTCTGGACGACGCCAAAGTTTTTGACACTTGGCTGCGCGAGCGGTGGTACGAGAAGGACGCCATCATGGAAGAGTACCTGTCCACGGGACGCTTCCCCGCGAGCCAGGACCTCAAGGGTGGCTTCGTCGAGACGGAGGTCCGCTTGAAGAGCTGGATCGAACTCGGACAGATCTTCGTCGTGGTCGGCATTGCCGGCCTCGTTTTGCGCATTGTCGCCAACTCTATCACTAGATTCGCTTCGGTTCTCTAG